A stretch of Chloroflexota bacterium DNA encodes these proteins:
- a CDS encoding DUF47 family protein, producing the protein MGLKDLFRRKPDRFRQLLAEQAAKTLEGVQLLEQYVRAPSPEIVDALRRAEKEADELRRILIDELNRTFATPFDREDIFGLSRAIDDIIDYAHTSVDEMALFKVEPNADIVAIVKLLADAATEIHLAVLRLSDHPGVAIEHAKRAKSLENRVEDLYRQALVHLFEGVKTIEDVNRVLKLREILRHLSNSADRGDEAANLISDIVVKGT; encoded by the coding sequence ATGGGCTTGAAAGATCTCTTTCGCAGGAAACCCGACCGGTTCCGGCAACTCCTCGCCGAACAGGCCGCCAAAACCCTGGAGGGTGTCCAACTCCTGGAGCAGTACGTGCGCGCCCCAAGCCCCGAAATTGTGGACGCCCTGAGGCGTGCCGAGAAAGAAGCCGACGAACTGCGCCGCATCCTGATAGACGAACTCAACCGCACCTTCGCCACGCCGTTTGACCGCGAGGACATCTTCGGCCTGTCGCGCGCCATTGACGACATCATTGACTACGCCCATACCTCCGTGGACGAGATGGCCTTGTTCAAGGTGGAGCCGAACGCAGACATCGTGGCCATCGTGAAACTCCTCGCCGATGCCGCCACAGAGATTCACCTGGCCGTCCTGCGCCTCAGCGACCATCCTGGCGTCGCCATTGAGCACGCCAAACGCGCCAAGTCCCTGGAAAACCGCGTGGAAGATCTCTACCGGCAGGCGCTTGTGCACCTGTTTGAGGGCGTGAAAACCATAGAGGACGTGAACCGCGTGCTCAAACTGCGGGAAATCCTGCGCCACCTGAGCAACAGCGCCGACCGTGGAGACGAGGCCGCCAACCTCATCAGCGACATCGTCGTAAAGGGGACATAG